A single window of Halobacterium jilantaiense DNA harbors:
- a CDS encoding PadR family transcriptional regulator, translating into MDDLTGFQRDLLVVAAGLDEPNGLDIKDDLEDYYTGDINHGRLYPNLDTLVEKGLLEKAKADERTNRYLLTDRGHRELRSRRDWEDQYLSDIVDDEQTLTAD; encoded by the coding sequence ATGGACGACCTCACTGGATTCCAGCGAGACCTACTCGTCGTCGCGGCCGGCCTCGACGAACCCAACGGCCTCGACATCAAAGACGACCTCGAAGACTACTACACCGGAGACATCAACCACGGCCGCCTCTACCCGAACCTCGACACGCTCGTCGAGAAGGGGCTTCTGGAGAAGGCGAAGGCCGACGAGCGGACCAACCGCTACCTCCTGACGGACCGCGGCCACCGCGAGCTCCGGTCGCGGCGCGACTGGGAGGACCAGTACCTCTCCGACATCGTCGACGACGAACAGACGCTCACAGCCGACTGA
- a CDS encoding YeaH/YhbH family protein, whose product MGLREDLERFREVGEERRQDLAEFIQYGDLGGSGPDSVRVPIKLVDLPEFQYDKLDRGGVGQGDAEPGDQVGEPEDGDGDGDEAGDESGDHEYYEMDPEEFAQELDDRLGLDLDPKGKKVVEETEGAFNDTARRGPRGTLDFAHLYKQGLKRKIAMDFDEDYVAEALRVRDWGVDEVFEWAREQNVPVSRAWLAERERSVDDPDHWASIEEMEAELDAEPTQARIRRGGAGKVPLRREDERFRHPKMVERRERNVVVVNIRDVSGSMREAKRELVERTFTPLDWYLTGKYDNAEFVYIAHDADAWEVERSEFFGIRSGGGTRISTAYDLAEEVLDDYPFSEWNRYVFAAGDGENSHDDTEENVIPLMRDIDANLHAYVETQPTDGVQTGTHAGKLRDAFGEGDGVAVTTVTEPGDVMDAIETILSTEDNDET is encoded by the coding sequence ATGGGACTGAGAGAAGACCTCGAACGCTTCCGGGAGGTCGGCGAGGAGCGCCGGCAGGACCTCGCGGAGTTCATCCAGTACGGCGACCTCGGCGGCAGCGGCCCGGACTCGGTCCGCGTCCCCATCAAGCTCGTCGACCTCCCCGAGTTCCAGTACGACAAACTCGACCGGGGCGGCGTCGGGCAGGGCGACGCCGAGCCCGGCGACCAGGTCGGCGAACCCGAGGACGGCGACGGAGACGGGGACGAAGCGGGGGACGAGTCCGGCGACCACGAGTACTACGAGATGGACCCCGAGGAGTTCGCCCAGGAACTCGACGACCGCCTCGGCCTCGACCTCGACCCGAAGGGCAAGAAGGTCGTCGAGGAGACGGAGGGCGCGTTCAACGACACCGCCCGCCGCGGCCCCCGCGGGACGCTGGACTTCGCGCACCTCTACAAGCAGGGCCTGAAGCGCAAGATCGCGATGGACTTCGACGAGGACTACGTCGCCGAGGCGCTCCGCGTCCGAGACTGGGGCGTCGACGAGGTGTTCGAGTGGGCGCGCGAGCAGAACGTGCCGGTCTCGCGCGCCTGGCTGGCGGAGCGCGAACGGAGCGTCGACGACCCCGACCACTGGGCGTCCATCGAGGAGATGGAGGCCGAACTCGACGCCGAACCGACGCAGGCGCGCATCCGCCGCGGCGGTGCCGGGAAGGTGCCGCTGCGCCGCGAGGACGAGCGCTTCCGGCACCCGAAGATGGTGGAGCGCCGCGAGCGCAACGTCGTCGTCGTGAACATCCGGGACGTCTCCGGGTCGATGCGGGAAGCCAAGCGCGAGCTCGTCGAACGCACGTTCACCCCGCTGGACTGGTATCTCACGGGGAAGTACGACAACGCCGAGTTCGTCTACATCGCTCACGACGCCGACGCCTGGGAGGTCGAACGCAGCGAGTTCTTCGGCATCCGGTCCGGCGGCGGCACCCGCATCTCGACGGCCTACGACCTCGCCGAGGAGGTCCTCGACGACTACCCGTTCTCGGAGTGGAACCGGTACGTGTTCGCGGCCGGCGACGGCGAGAACAGCCACGACGACACGGAGGAGAACGTCATCCCCCTGATGCGGGACATCGACGCGAACCTCCACGCGTACGTCGAGACACAGCCCACCGACGGCGTCCAGACGGGCACCCACGCGGGGAAGCTCCGGGACGCCTTCGGCGAGGGCGACGGCGTCGCCGTCACCACGGTCACGGAGCCCGGGGACGTGATGGACGCCATCGAGACCATCCTGAGCACCGAGGACAATGACGAGACCTGA
- a CDS encoding RAD55 family ATPase, whose product MTEYDVGDQLPVETVPAGTNLLVAGPPLTGKRGLARSLLAEGCRQGEGAAVVGTRDSVKSLRRQAPEIWEAVQDGRGGIVDCVTRQGGEHVENDDLVKYVPSPGDVTEIGIRLGGIFQHLQREGVRARFAVSTVSTMLMYADVRRVYRFLHVYAGHVERLDWLGIGVLDNSNREMFDRLAPLYDAMVQTRRGDDGTQLRVVGLGSGRSEWVDY is encoded by the coding sequence GTGACGGAGTACGACGTCGGCGACCAGCTACCGGTCGAGACGGTGCCAGCGGGCACGAATCTCCTGGTAGCGGGGCCGCCACTGACGGGGAAGCGCGGGCTCGCTCGCTCGCTGCTCGCGGAAGGGTGCCGGCAGGGCGAGGGCGCGGCGGTCGTCGGCACCCGGGACTCCGTGAAGTCGCTGCGGCGACAGGCACCCGAAATCTGGGAGGCCGTTCAGGACGGCCGGGGCGGCATCGTCGACTGCGTGACCCGGCAGGGCGGCGAGCACGTCGAGAACGACGACCTGGTGAAGTACGTGCCGTCGCCGGGCGACGTCACCGAGATCGGCATCCGGCTCGGCGGCATCTTCCAGCACCTCCAACGGGAGGGCGTCCGAGCCCGGTTCGCCGTCTCCACCGTGTCCACGATGCTGATGTACGCCGACGTGCGTCGCGTCTACCGGTTCCTGCACGTGTACGCCGGGCACGTCGAACGCCTGGACTGGCTGGGCATCGGCGTCCTCGACAACAGCAACAGGGAGATGTTCGACCGGCTCGCACCGCTGTACGACGCGATGGTGCAGACGCGACGGGGCGACGACGGCACGCAGCTCCGCGTGGTCGGGCTCGGCTCGGGGCGGAGCGAGTGGGTCGACTACTGA
- a CDS encoding universal stress protein: protein MVRRVLVPVDGSELATRALEYALDVHGDDDITLLYVAGEASPMMGSAAKLALEDDLDEAILEEAEEVFGPARELADECGVSADAEIGLGKPASVIVEHAENHDVVVLGSHSSSLRERLLVGNVATKVVENAPVPVTVVR from the coding sequence ATGGTTCGACGCGTCCTGGTGCCGGTCGACGGTTCGGAGCTCGCGACCCGCGCGCTAGAGTACGCGCTCGACGTCCACGGCGACGACGACATCACGCTCCTGTACGTCGCCGGGGAGGCGTCCCCGATGATGGGGTCCGCGGCGAAACTCGCACTCGAAGACGACCTCGACGAGGCCATCCTCGAGGAAGCCGAGGAAGTGTTCGGTCCCGCCCGCGAACTCGCCGACGAGTGCGGCGTCAGCGCGGACGCCGAAATCGGCCTCGGGAAGCCGGCGAGCGTCATCGTCGAGCACGCCGAGAACCACGACGTGGTCGTGCTCGGCAGCCACAGCAGCAGTCTCCGCGAGCGGCTGCTCGTGGGGAACGTCGCGACGAAGGTCGTGGAGAACGCGCCCGTGCCGGTGACAGTCGTCCGGTAG
- a CDS encoding class I SAM-dependent methyltransferase has protein sequence MGFHTFDADRAAKLEDPDRFRFCSREELLAGLDPNPDDRIADLGSGTGFYTRELAPLVDTVEAVDVQAEMHELLREYGRPANVSQVTADVADLPFAADALDGAASTMTFHEFATPDSLAELHRVLEPGARLVVADWTATGSGEDGPPVAERYDAADAESLLADAGFTVREAADRLETLFVVAEA, from the coding sequence ATGGGCTTCCACACCTTCGACGCCGACCGCGCCGCCAAGCTCGAGGACCCCGACCGATTCCGCTTCTGCTCCCGGGAGGAGTTGCTCGCCGGCCTCGACCCGAACCCGGACGACCGAATCGCCGACCTCGGCAGCGGCACCGGTTTCTACACGCGGGAGCTCGCACCGCTCGTCGACACCGTCGAAGCCGTCGACGTTCAGGCCGAGATGCACGAGTTGCTCCGCGAGTACGGCCGCCCGGCGAACGTTTCGCAGGTCACCGCGGACGTCGCCGACCTCCCGTTCGCCGCCGACGCCCTCGACGGCGCGGCGTCCACGATGACGTTCCACGAGTTCGCCACGCCCGACTCGCTCGCCGAACTCCACCGCGTACTGGAGCCCGGCGCTCGCCTCGTCGTCGCCGACTGGACGGCGACCGGCAGCGGCGAGGACGGGCCGCCCGTCGCGGAGCGCTACGACGCCGCGGACGCCGAGTCCCTGCTCGCCGACGCGGGGTTCACCGTTCGGGAGGCTGCCGACCGCCTCGAAACGCTGTTCGTCGTCGCGGAGGCCTGA
- a CDS encoding GAF domain-containing protein — MDHDSYLRAIGLPDYADAASDAARRGASLVARPPHETVSLETVEDRYVYPVPELGEDGTCGVGLADDPYNLAPICGLEYDPERLRDHPNTARLVALQSTVESLAAETDPDWLGVYRRATNPDGEEVLVKEAYVGEPSRAEFPLTESFAERSNNSTVGLSGDAVLVESVDDYDGPYYECDDSVQSEFCCPVLAGGDVVGIIDAEAHEPDFFTEERVLAIAGACGALADSDLLTPPRVEA, encoded by the coding sequence ATGGACCACGACTCGTACCTCCGGGCCATCGGGCTCCCGGACTACGCCGACGCCGCCAGCGACGCCGCCCGCCGCGGCGCGTCGCTGGTGGCCCGGCCACCCCACGAGACAGTCTCACTGGAGACCGTCGAAGACCGGTACGTCTACCCCGTCCCCGAACTCGGCGAGGACGGCACCTGCGGCGTCGGTCTCGCGGACGACCCCTACAACCTCGCACCAATCTGCGGCCTCGAGTACGACCCCGAGCGCCTCCGCGACCACCCGAACACCGCACGTCTGGTCGCGCTCCAGTCCACCGTCGAGTCGCTCGCTGCGGAGACCGACCCGGACTGGCTCGGGGTCTACCGGCGCGCCACCAACCCCGACGGCGAGGAAGTGCTCGTCAAGGAGGCCTACGTCGGCGAGCCGTCCCGGGCGGAGTTCCCGCTCACGGAGTCGTTCGCCGAGCGGTCGAACAACTCCACCGTCGGGCTATCGGGCGACGCCGTGCTCGTGGAGAGCGTCGACGACTACGACGGCCCCTACTACGAGTGCGACGACAGTGTCCAGAGCGAGTTCTGCTGTCCCGTTCTCGCCGGCGGCGACGTCGTCGGCATCATCGACGCCGAGGCCCACGAACCCGACTTCTTCACGGAGGAGCGCGTGCTCGCCATCGCAGGGGCGTGCGGAGCACTCGCGGACTCCGACCTCCTCACGCCGCCCCGCGTCGAGGCCTGA
- a CDS encoding NAD-dependent epimerase/dehydratase family protein: MELSDKRVVVTGAAGLVGSHLADALADDNDVLAVDNLSKGSREAVPDGVEFAERDVRDEDDVAAVITEDVDAVFHFAAYTDTNYGDPRQLFEENGAMTYNVLERMREVGVDKLAFTSSSTVYGEAPMPTPEDYAPLEPISVYGSSKLADEGLVSTYAHSYGIQSWVYRFANIVGPRQRGTVVPDFIEKLLDDPETLEILGDGRQEKSYLHVEECIDAMTHVVEHADDDLNIYNLGTRTTTSVNAIADIVADVLGLDPEYEYTGGDRGWTGDVPKMRLSIEKLAALGWEPSLSSDEAVRRAAEGLAPEIRAERE, encoded by the coding sequence ATGGAACTCTCGGACAAGCGCGTCGTCGTCACGGGTGCCGCGGGGCTCGTCGGCAGCCACCTCGCGGACGCGCTCGCCGACGACAACGACGTGCTCGCCGTGGACAATCTCTCGAAGGGCAGCCGCGAGGCCGTCCCGGACGGTGTCGAGTTCGCCGAGCGGGACGTCCGTGACGAGGACGACGTTGCCGCGGTCATCACGGAAGACGTCGACGCCGTCTTCCACTTCGCGGCGTACACGGACACGAACTACGGCGACCCGCGACAGCTGTTCGAGGAGAACGGCGCGATGACGTACAACGTCCTCGAACGCATGCGCGAGGTCGGCGTCGACAAACTGGCGTTCACGTCGTCGTCGACGGTGTACGGCGAAGCGCCGATGCCGACGCCCGAGGACTACGCGCCACTCGAACCGATCTCCGTCTACGGTTCGAGCAAACTCGCAGACGAGGGACTCGTCTCGACGTACGCCCACAGCTACGGCATCCAGTCGTGGGTGTACCGGTTCGCGAACATCGTCGGCCCCCGTCAGCGCGGCACTGTCGTCCCGGACTTCATCGAGAAGCTGCTGGACGACCCGGAGACCCTCGAAATCCTCGGAGACGGCCGCCAGGAGAAGTCCTACCTGCACGTCGAGGAGTGCATCGACGCGATGACGCACGTCGTCGAGCACGCCGACGACGACCTGAACATCTACAACCTCGGCACTCGCACGACGACGTCCGTGAACGCCATCGCCGACATCGTCGCCGACGTTCTCGGTCTCGACCCCGAGTACGAGTACACCGGCGGTGACCGCGGCTGGACCGGCGACGTGCCGAAGATGCGGCTCTCCATCGAGAAGCTCGCCGCGCTCGGCTGGGAGCCCTCGCTGTCCAGCGACGAGGCCGTCCGGCGGGCGGCCGAGGGACTCGCCCCGGAGATTCGGGCGGAACGCGAGTAG
- a CDS encoding PrkA family serine protein kinase, with protein sequence MSLAEYVDRAFEEPLAAAHASRYLLAAVESEGTRTVVENGEELERYRFFDDPHNDGEHAVLGNTATLNAFVDDLRAIAAGRGKAETILWFAGPTATGKSELKRCLVNGLREFSKTPEGRRYTVEWNISDAEASPGLTYGEEPVDREEDWYESPVQAAPLSVFPAEVRKELLADLNEHRGETDELRADADLPPFSREAYDYLEEQYRREGVEDLFAAVTDPSHLRVKNYVVDRGQGVGVLHSEDAGSPKERLVGSWVAGLLGKLDSKGRKNPQAFSYDGVLSQGNGCLTVVEDASQHADLLQKLLNVPDERRVKLDKGIGMDLDTQLVVISNLDLEAQLNKHDDRQGFDPLKALKRRLSKHEFGYLTSVSLEAQLLRRELTGDSEVWTTTDPDVLAERVREPVTVSVRDEDGPTDRELAPHAIEAAAMYSVVTRLDAEDRPEDLTLVEKALVFDRGFVGRGEDRREADEFDFDGDDDGGNGIPVTYTRDVLADLLHADADRSHPELAVERVVTPDDVLDELVAGLADAPVFSEAERGEFEQRLRAVTAHVHDRQEVDVLEAILSEEGASESEVEEYVDHVHAWATDDTVENARGEQEEPDALAMKVFETETLGRFDDGDYLGNDPGEAVREFREDTVMTSVTRHAWEHRDDEFHAHDVDLSTVPVLRDVLAGNDWDDVRRVHPDFDPAQWPDPPEGTETAAVKDRTIEYLVEERDYSPASAELASRTVVAEVADGWD encoded by the coding sequence ATGAGCCTCGCGGAGTACGTCGACCGCGCGTTCGAGGAGCCGCTGGCGGCCGCCCACGCCAGCCGCTACCTGCTCGCTGCCGTCGAGAGCGAGGGGACCCGGACAGTCGTGGAGAACGGCGAGGAACTGGAGCGGTACCGGTTCTTCGACGACCCGCACAACGACGGCGAGCACGCCGTCCTCGGGAACACCGCGACCCTGAACGCGTTCGTGGACGACCTGCGGGCCATCGCGGCGGGCCGGGGGAAGGCCGAGACCATCCTCTGGTTCGCCGGCCCCACCGCCACCGGGAAGTCCGAGCTGAAACGGTGCCTCGTCAACGGCCTCCGTGAGTTCTCGAAGACTCCGGAGGGCCGCCGGTACACCGTGGAGTGGAACATCTCGGACGCCGAAGCGTCCCCGGGACTCACGTACGGCGAGGAGCCCGTCGACCGGGAGGAGGACTGGTACGAGAGCCCCGTGCAGGCGGCACCGCTGTCCGTGTTCCCCGCGGAAGTCCGGAAGGAACTGCTCGCGGACCTGAACGAACACCGGGGCGAGACCGACGAACTCCGGGCCGACGCGGACCTGCCGCCGTTCTCGCGGGAGGCCTACGACTACCTCGAAGAGCAGTACCGCCGCGAGGGCGTCGAGGACCTGTTCGCCGCGGTCACGGACCCGAGCCACCTGCGCGTGAAGAACTACGTCGTCGACCGCGGGCAGGGTGTCGGCGTGTTGCACTCGGAGGACGCCGGCAGCCCGAAGGAACGGCTCGTCGGCTCCTGGGTCGCGGGTCTGCTGGGCAAGCTCGACTCGAAGGGTCGGAAGAACCCCCAGGCGTTCAGTTACGACGGCGTGCTCTCACAAGGCAACGGCTGTCTGACCGTCGTGGAGGACGCCAGCCAGCACGCCGACCTGCTCCAGAAGCTGCTGAACGTCCCCGACGAGCGCCGCGTCAAACTCGACAAGGGCATCGGGATGGACCTCGACACCCAGCTGGTCGTCATCTCGAACCTCGACCTGGAGGCCCAGTTGAACAAGCACGACGACCGGCAGGGGTTCGACCCCCTGAAGGCGCTCAAGCGTCGGCTCTCCAAACACGAGTTCGGCTACCTCACTTCGGTCAGCCTCGAAGCGCAGCTCCTCCGGCGCGAGCTCACGGGCGACTCCGAAGTGTGGACGACGACGGACCCGGACGTGCTCGCGGAGCGCGTGCGCGAGCCGGTGACCGTCTCGGTGCGTGACGAGGACGGGCCGACCGACCGCGAACTCGCACCGCACGCCATCGAGGCGGCCGCGATGTACAGCGTCGTGACGCGCCTCGACGCCGAGGACCGCCCGGAGGACCTCACACTCGTGGAGAAGGCGCTGGTGTTCGACCGGGGGTTCGTCGGGCGCGGTGAGGACCGCCGCGAGGCCGACGAGTTCGACTTCGACGGCGACGACGACGGCGGGAACGGCATCCCCGTGACGTACACGCGGGACGTGCTCGCGGACCTCCTGCACGCCGACGCCGACCGCTCGCACCCCGAACTGGCCGTCGAGCGCGTCGTCACGCCAGACGACGTCCTCGACGAACTGGTCGCGGGGCTCGCCGACGCGCCCGTGTTCTCGGAGGCCGAACGCGGCGAGTTCGAGCAGCGCCTGCGCGCCGTCACGGCTCACGTCCACGACCGTCAGGAGGTCGATGTCCTCGAAGCCATCCTCTCGGAGGAGGGAGCCAGCGAGAGTGAGGTCGAGGAGTACGTCGATCACGTCCACGCGTGGGCGACCGACGACACTGTCGAGAACGCCCGCGGCGAGCAGGAGGAGCCGGACGCGCTCGCGATGAAGGTCTTCGAGACGGAGACGCTGGGCCGCTTCGACGACGGCGACTACCTCGGGAACGACCCCGGCGAGGCCGTCCGCGAGTTCCGCGAGGACACCGTGATGACCTCGGTCACCCGCCACGCGTGGGAGCACCGCGACGACGAGTTCCACGCCCACGACGTCGACCTCTCGACGGTGCCCGTGCTGCGGGACGTGCTCGCGGGCAACGACTGGGACGACGTCCGGCGCGTCCACCCGGACTTCGACCCCGCGCAGTGGCCGGACCCCCCGGAGGGCACGGAGACGGCCGCGGTGAAGGACCGAACCATCGAGTACCTCGTCGAGGAGCGCGACTACTCGCCGGCGAGCGCCGAACTGGCGTCCCGGACGGTGGTCGCGGAGGTGGCCGACGGATGGGACTGA
- a CDS encoding PrkA family serine protein kinase: MTETLDRLSEQYEASVPSDLRDSRSFEWYLETLYEDPKVARNAHQRLADMFDHYGTTTEDGVVEYELASEDPLGEGANTFFGREVHESIHEFVNKVKSGARGLGPEKRIILLLGPVGSGKSDVDRQVRRYYEDYTARDEGRLYTFRWTDLCSVIDDQDPNDDTVVSPMHQDPLVLLPQEQRQQVIDDLNEELDAPYSLRNEQALDPESEFYMDELLAHYDDDLQAVLENHVEVTRLVASENRRDCIETFEPKDKKNQDETELTGDVNYSKLAVYGESDPRAFDYAGAFCNANRGIFSGEELLKLQREFLYDFLHATQEQTIKPKNNPRIDIDQVILGRTNMPEYRDKRADEKMEAFNDRTKRVDFPYVLEYEQEANIYDKLLSNADVPDVHVEPHTLDMAGLFGVLTRVREPDTDNIGLLEKAKAYNGELDDVEDVDPEKLREEAEDAGDREGMAGVSPRFVGDEIAAAIMESMDRERGFLSPLTVFNRLEDNLPQHGSIPEEKVEDYQRVLELVREEYKERAIEDVRHALAYDLDEIQRQGEKYMDHVMAYIDDDTVADELTGREQDPDETFLRAVEEQLGVPRDRKDDFRQEVSNWVSRRAREGEPFDPQDNDRLRRALERKLWEDKKHNINFSALVSNADVDEEQDNEWVAALVDRGYSEDGAREVLEFAGAEVAKAELES; the protein is encoded by the coding sequence ATGACGGAAACCCTCGACCGACTGAGCGAGCAGTACGAAGCGTCGGTGCCCTCTGACCTCCGCGACAGCCGGAGCTTCGAGTGGTACCTAGAAACGCTGTACGAGGACCCCAAGGTCGCCCGCAACGCCCACCAGCGGCTCGCGGACATGTTCGACCACTACGGCACCACCACCGAGGACGGGGTCGTCGAGTACGAACTCGCATCCGAGGACCCGCTGGGCGAGGGTGCGAACACCTTCTTCGGACGGGAGGTCCACGAGTCCATCCACGAGTTCGTCAACAAGGTCAAAAGCGGGGCTCGCGGGCTTGGCCCGGAGAAGCGCATCATCCTCCTCCTCGGGCCGGTCGGCTCGGGGAAGTCCGACGTCGACCGGCAGGTCCGGCGGTACTACGAGGACTACACCGCCCGAGACGAGGGCCGGCTGTACACCTTCCGCTGGACGGACCTCTGCTCGGTCATCGACGACCAGGACCCCAACGACGACACCGTCGTCTCCCCGATGCACCAGGACCCGCTGGTGTTGCTGCCGCAGGAACAGCGCCAGCAGGTCATCGACGACCTGAACGAGGAGCTCGACGCCCCCTACTCGCTGCGCAACGAGCAGGCCCTCGACCCCGAGAGCGAGTTCTACATGGACGAGCTACTCGCGCACTACGACGACGACCTGCAGGCCGTCCTCGAGAACCACGTCGAGGTGACCCGCCTCGTCGCGAGCGAGAACCGCAGAGACTGCATCGAGACGTTCGAGCCCAAGGACAAGAAGAACCAGGACGAGACCGAGCTCACCGGGGACGTCAACTACTCGAAGCTCGCCGTCTACGGCGAGAGCGACCCGCGGGCGTTCGACTACGCGGGTGCGTTCTGCAACGCCAACCGCGGCATCTTCTCCGGCGAGGAGCTACTCAAGCTCCAGCGGGAGTTCCTCTACGACTTCCTGCACGCCACCCAGGAGCAGACCATCAAGCCGAAGAACAACCCCCGAATCGACATCGACCAGGTCATCCTCGGGCGCACGAACATGCCCGAGTACCGGGACAAGCGCGCCGACGAGAAGATGGAGGCGTTCAACGACCGCACGAAGCGCGTCGACTTCCCGTACGTCCTGGAGTACGAGCAGGAGGCCAACATCTACGACAAGCTCCTGTCGAACGCGGACGTGCCGGATGTCCACGTCGAACCGCACACGCTCGACATGGCGGGGCTGTTCGGCGTGCTGACCCGCGTCCGGGAGCCGGACACCGACAACATCGGGCTGCTGGAGAAGGCGAAGGCGTACAACGGCGAGCTGGACGACGTCGAAGACGTCGACCCGGAGAAGCTCCGAGAGGAGGCCGAGGACGCCGGCGACCGCGAAGGCATGGCCGGCGTGAGTCCGCGGTTCGTCGGCGACGAAATCGCGGCCGCCATCATGGAGTCGATGGACCGCGAGCGCGGGTTCCTGTCGCCGCTGACGGTGTTCAACCGCCTCGAGGACAACCTCCCCCAGCACGGCTCCATCCCCGAGGAGAAGGTCGAGGACTACCAGCGCGTCCTCGAACTCGTCCGCGAGGAGTACAAGGAGCGCGCCATCGAGGATGTCCGGCACGCGCTCGCCTACGACTTAGACGAAATCCAGCGGCAGGGCGAGAAGTACATGGACCACGTGATGGCGTACATCGACGACGACACCGTCGCCGACGAGCTCACGGGCCGCGAGCAGGACCCGGACGAGACGTTCCTGCGCGCCGTCGAGGAGCAGCTCGGCGTCCCCCGCGACCGCAAAGACGACTTCCGGCAGGAGGTCTCGAACTGGGTGAGCCGGCGCGCCCGCGAGGGCGAGCCCTTCGACCCCCAGGACAACGACCGCCTGCGGCGCGCGCTGGAGCGCAAGCTCTGGGAGGACAAGAAGCACAACATCAACTTCTCGGCACTGGTGTCGAACGCCGACGTCGACGAGGAACAGGACAACGAGTGGGTGGCGGCGCTCGTGGACCGCGGGTACAGCGAGGACGGCGCTCGCGAGGTCCTGGAGTTCGCCGGTGCCGAGGTGGCGAAAGCGGAACTGGAGTCGTGA
- a CDS encoding SDR family NAD(P)-dependent oxidoreductase has protein sequence MRPEDGASVRHRDLTGQTVLVTGATGGVGREVALSLGRLGADVFVHGRDRDRGEAVANQLRDLGVDSEFLRADFADLDAAADLAEAVRDRTDELDVLVNNAGAHFDDGWLTDAGVEATLHVNHLAPFALTTALRDHLTGGGRVVTVSSEVHRRADLDVDELDSLADYDGFAAYSRSKLANALFIRALARRLDGPDAVACHPGFVPDSGLWRNSSLPVRAVMRVFSLLPRPLTFGRVDSAASAAVTPTFLAAAETVESGAYYRDCRPVDPAEPARDDGLAADLWAWSEERVSQSLDRRVGQ, from the coding sequence ATGCGACCGGAAGACGGAGCGAGCGTCCGGCACCGCGACCTCACCGGCCAGACGGTCCTCGTCACGGGTGCGACGGGCGGCGTCGGCCGCGAGGTCGCGCTCTCGCTCGGCCGCCTGGGCGCTGACGTGTTCGTGCACGGCCGCGACCGCGACCGGGGCGAAGCGGTCGCGAATCAGCTCCGCGATCTGGGGGTCGACAGCGAGTTCCTGCGAGCGGACTTCGCCGACCTCGACGCCGCCGCGGACCTCGCAGAGGCCGTCCGCGACCGGACCGACGAACTCGACGTGCTCGTGAACAACGCCGGCGCGCACTTCGACGACGGGTGGCTGACGGACGCCGGCGTCGAGGCGACGCTCCACGTCAACCACCTCGCGCCGTTCGCTCTGACTACCGCGCTTCGGGACCACCTCACTGGCGGCGGACGCGTCGTCACCGTCTCGTCAGAGGTCCACCGGCGCGCCGACCTCGACGTCGACGAACTCGATTCGCTGGCCGACTACGACGGGTTCGCGGCGTACTCGCGGTCGAAGCTCGCGAACGCCCTGTTCATCCGAGCGCTCGCCCGACGCCTCGACGGGCCCGACGCGGTCGCCTGCCACCCGGGGTTCGTGCCGGACAGCGGGCTCTGGCGGAACAGCTCGCTGCCCGTCCGCGCCGTCATGCGCGTCTTCTCGCTGCTGCCCCGGCCGCTGACCTTCGGGAGAGTCGACTCGGCCGCGTCGGCCGCCGTCACCCCGACGTTCCTCGCGGCCGCCGAGACGGTCGAGAGCGGCGCGTACTACCGGGACTGCCGGCCGGTCGACCCCGCAGAGCCGGCCCGCGACGACGGCCTCGCTGCGGACCTCTGGGCGTGGAGCGAGGAGCGTGTCAGTCAGTCGCTGGACCGGCGCGTCGGCCAGTAA